A stretch of the Marmota flaviventris isolate mMarFla1 chromosome 12, mMarFla1.hap1, whole genome shotgun sequence genome encodes the following:
- the Mettl18 gene encoding histidine protein methyltransferase 1 homolog, giving the protein MTFQFNFTIEDHLENELAPAGDGALTLNSSKASSVSVSRKGEPENKKCSEEHLGKPKSVGNAAPPPDADPPSAAGNSEGSGPHDDRPCLRLAKEHAVPRDLKKVLENKVIEMLPGLQPVNMSVVKTTLLKENFPGENTVPENFSSHSDLITGVYEGGLKIWECTFDLLAYFTKANMKFAGKKVLDLGCGSGLLGITALKGGAREIHFQDYNNLVIDEVTLPNVVANSTLEEEENDVNEPDTKRCRKSKVAQELYKCRFFSGEWSEFCKLVLSSEKFFVKYDLILTSETIYNPDYYSALHQAFHRLLGENGRVLLASKAHYFGVGGGVHLFQKFVEERDIFETRILKVIDEGLKRFLIEMTFKQPG; this is encoded by the coding sequence ATGACCTTTCAATTTAATTTCACTATAGAAGACCATCTGGAAAATGAATTAGCGCCTGCTGGAGATGGAGCTTTGACTCTGAATTCCTCGAAAGCATCATCCGTGTCAGTAAGTCGAAAGGGAGAACCCGAGAACAAAAAATGTTCAGAGGAGCACCTGGGGAAGCCCAAGTCAGTGGGGAATGCAGCTCCCCCTCCAGATGCGGATCCACCCAGTGCAGCTGGGAACTCAGAGGGCTCTGGGCCACATGACGATCGGCCTTGCTTGAGACTTGCCAAAGAGCATGCTGTGCCTAGAGATTTGAAGAAAGTGCTAGAAAATAAAGTCATAGAAATGTTGCCAGGTCTCCAGCCTGTGAACATGTCAGTAGTGAAAACCACCTTGTTGAAAGAGAACTTCCCTGGAGAAAACACAGTTCCAGAAAACTTTTCTTCACACTCTGATCTGATTACAGGTGTTTATGAAGGAGGCTTAAAAATCTGGGAATGTACCTTTGAtctcctggcttatttcacaaagGCCAACATGAAATTCGCTGGGAAAAAAGTGTTGGATCTTGGCTGTGGATCAGGGTTGCTGGGTATAACTGCACTCAAGGGAGGGGCCAGAGAAattcattttcaagattataaCAATCTGGTGATTGATGAAGTGACCCTACCTAATGTAGTGGCTAACTCCACtttggaagaggaagaaaatgatgtAAATGAACCAGATACAAAAAGATGCAGGAAGTCAAAAGTAGCCCAGGAGCTGTACAAGTGCCGTTTCTTCTCTGGGGAGTGGTCTGAGTTTTGTAAGCTTGTGCTAAGCAGTGAaaaattctttgtaaaatatGACCTCATTCTCACCTCAGAAACCATTTACAACCCGGACTATTATAGTGCTTTGCACCAGGCATTCCACAGACTGCTGGGTGAAAATGGGCGGGTGCTTCTGGCCAGCAAGGCACATTATTTTGGTGTTGGTGGAGGTGTTCATCTCTTCCAGAAGTTTGTAGAAGAAAGGGATATATTTGAGACTAGAATACTCAAAGTAATTGATGAAGGGCTAAAGAGATTCCTAATTGAAATGACTTTTAAGCAGCCCGGTTAA